The following proteins are encoded in a genomic region of Oncorhynchus keta strain PuntledgeMale-10-30-2019 chromosome 6, Oket_V2, whole genome shotgun sequence:
- the LOC127930817 gene encoding solute carrier family 46 member 3-like, which translates to MMVRVFLIEPVVGVYAFSMFMLYPLIQQYVYRRLWQQLTGAPYPTQMNYTHCSDSSTNVSSIHQEIQKEASLFLFYSELCFLFPSLLSSLLLVSYSDHRGRKVALVPPLVGELLFALCYATVSHLSLSLGYLLGASFLAGVMGGPTALLGGSFAYIADLCEEEGVEGGGRWGELPM; encoded by the exons ATGATGGTCCGTGTGTTCCTGATAGAGCCAGTGGTTGGTGTCTATGCCTTCTCCATGTTCATGCTGTACCCCCTCATCCAGCAGTATGTCTACAGGAGGCTGTGGCAGCAGCTCACCGGTGCCCCCTACCCTACACAGATGAACTACACCCACTGCTCTGACAGCAGCACCAACGTCAGCTCCATTCaccag GAGATCCAGAAGGAGGCGTCTCTGTTTCTCTTCTACAGTGAGCTGTGTTTCCTTTTccctagtctcctctcctccctactcctGGTCTCCTACAGCGACCACCGTGGCAGGAAG gtAGCTCTAGTGCCCCCACTGGTGGGCGAGCTGTTATTTGCTCTGTGCTATGCAACCGTgtctcacctctccctcagcctggGTTACCTGCTAGGGGCCTCTTTCCTGGCTGGGGTAATGGGGGGGCCCACTGCTCTACTGGGGGGAAGTTTTGCCTATATAGCTGACCTAtgtgaggaggagggggtggaggggggtggg AGATGGGGGGAGTTACCAATGTGA